A region of Vitis vinifera cultivar Pinot Noir 40024 chromosome 13, ASM3070453v1 DNA encodes the following proteins:
- the LOC100265344 gene encoding small ribosomal subunit protein eS25: MAPKKEKAPPPSSKPAKSGGGKQKKKKWSKGKQKEKVNNMVLFDQGTYDKLLLEVPKYKLITPSILSDRLRVNGSLARQAIKDLMARGSIRMISAHASQQIYTRATNH; the protein is encoded by the exons ATG GcgccaaagaaagaaaaggctCCTCCACCTTCTTCGAAGCCTGCCAAATCTGGCGGaggaaaacagaaaaagaag AAATGGAGCAAAGGTAAGCAAAAGGAGAAGGTGAACAACATGGTTCTATTTGACCAAGGAACTTATGATAAGCTTCTTTTGGAGGTTCCCAAGTACAAGCTTATTACTCCTTCAATCCTATCAGACAGGCTGAGG GTCAATGGGTCATTAGCACGTCAAGCAATCAAGGATTTGATGGCGAGAGGTTCCATTAGGATGATATCTGCTCATGCCAGCCAACAGATTTACACCAGGGCCACCAATCACTAG
- the LOC100265438 gene encoding uncharacterized protein LOC100265438 isoform X2, with product MVFSPFQIPLQENNFREGVADEKGSGAKEGRHRVIHSIKIGHGHGAAGGGGEAVASRSPGSTSNGETGNNGESTTTPTSQGGTAVIPVYTAGAVNNHRPNAHHGAASLNQQSLGPLNLCASVLAILVLHVYLVCGN from the exons ATGGTTTTTTCCCCATTTCAGA TTCCTTTGCAGGAAAACAACTTCCGAGAAGGAGTAGCAGATGAAAAAGGCAGTGGTGCTAAAGAGGGAAGACACCGGGTGATACACAGCATTAAGATCGGCCATGGTCATGGTGCTGCTGGTGGTGGGGGTGAAGCAGTGGCTAGCCGATCACCTGGCAGCACCAGTAACGGAGAAACTGGAAACAATGGCGAATCTACTACAACACCTACATCTCAGGGAGGCACAGCAGTTATTCCAGTATACACCGCTGGTGCTGTGAACAACCACCGCCCTAATGCGCACCATGGTGCGGCTAGCCTCAACCAGCAAAGCTTAGGACCACTCAACCTATGTGCATCTGTCTTGGCAATTCTTGTTTTGCACGTATATTTAGTGTGTGGAAACTAG
- the LOC100265438 gene encoding uncharacterized protein LOC100265438 isoform X1: protein MGIKGVGVLLILIFSHLCFPASPSPSTHQHTIFPSVPLQENNFREGVADEKGSGAKEGRHRVIHSIKIGHGHGAAGGGGEAVASRSPGSTSNGETGNNGESTTTPTSQGGTAVIPVYTAGAVNNHRPNAHHGAASLNQQSLGPLNLCASVLAILVLHVYLVCGN from the exons ATGGGTATCAAAGGAGTCGGCGTGTTGCTCATCCTAATTTTCTCCCACCTTTGCTTTCCTGCATCTCCTTCTCCCTCGACTCATCAGCACACCATCTTCCCATCAG TTCCTTTGCAGGAAAACAACTTCCGAGAAGGAGTAGCAGATGAAAAAGGCAGTGGTGCTAAAGAGGGAAGACACCGGGTGATACACAGCATTAAGATCGGCCATGGTCATGGTGCTGCTGGTGGTGGGGGTGAAGCAGTGGCTAGCCGATCACCTGGCAGCACCAGTAACGGAGAAACTGGAAACAATGGCGAATCTACTACAACACCTACATCTCAGGGAGGCACAGCAGTTATTCCAGTATACACCGCTGGTGCTGTGAACAACCACCGCCCTAATGCGCACCATGGTGCGGCTAGCCTCAACCAGCAAAGCTTAGGACCACTCAACCTATGTGCATCTGTCTTGGCAATTCTTGTTTTGCACGTATATTTAGTGTGTGGAAACTAG